A single region of the Chryseobacterium sp. 6424 genome encodes:
- a CDS encoding uroporphyrinogen-III synthase → MKIKAILVSQPAPNESSPYLEMAKKEKIKIDFRPFIHVEGVDAKELRAQKIDLSQFTGIIFTSKNAIDHYFRLAEEMRFAVPDTMRYICQSEAIANYLQKHIVYRKRKISFGERTFSDLLPLFKKFPTEKYLLPASDILSADIQKTLDSANIDWTRATMYKTVCSDLSDISITDYDMLVFFSPQGIKSLGMNFKDFKQEDTKIAVFGTTTEQAAKEAGLRVDVMAPTKESPSMTMAIEKYIRSVNK, encoded by the coding sequence ATGAAAATTAAAGCAATACTTGTTTCACAGCCTGCTCCCAATGAATCATCTCCGTATCTTGAGATGGCTAAAAAAGAAAAAATTAAGATAGATTTCAGGCCTTTTATCCATGTGGAAGGAGTAGATGCGAAGGAGCTGCGCGCACAAAAGATTGATCTTTCTCAGTTTACCGGGATCATTTTCACCAGTAAAAACGCCATCGACCATTACTTCCGTCTGGCAGAAGAAATGCGTTTTGCAGTGCCTGATACGATGCGATACATTTGCCAGTCCGAGGCTATTGCCAATTACCTGCAAAAGCATATCGTGTACAGAAAGCGCAAGATCTCTTTCGGGGAGCGTACATTCTCTGATCTGTTGCCACTTTTCAAGAAATTCCCTACAGAGAAATACCTCTTGCCAGCCTCAGATATTCTAAGTGCGGATATTCAGAAAACCCTGGATTCTGCCAATATCGACTGGACCCGCGCTACCATGTATAAAACCGTTTGCAGCGACCTTAGTGATATCTCGATTACTGATTATGATATGCTGGTGTTCTTCAGTCCACAAGGGATTAAATCCTTAGGCATGAATTTTAAAGATTTCAAGCAGGAAGATACCAAAATCGCAGTCTTCGGAACAACTACCGAGCAGGCGGCCAAGGAAGCCGGGCTTCGTGTGGATGTGATGGCGCCAACCAAGGAAAGCCCTTCAATGACGATGGCGATAGAGAAATATATAAGAAGTGTCAATAAATAA
- a CDS encoding DUF4271 domain-containing protein gives MIRIPQQNDWVVFLLIGCIFLYVFMLRSLKRDSSVLEFLLQKFPDSANNFLSGIIISLVFSLVFSALISPNIPVVPKFVTDYRLLGYELNKFGFTFMVVTLYYILRTILSYLFFAGTSAGTRWELFSFVASKFYFCFSVVLMVFCVLQFYFPLDREVMLQVFFYSIIALFSGKLLYYIFHKDRVLPQKWYYKFLYICTLQIIPVLVLWKLLFI, from the coding sequence TTGATACGTATCCCGCAACAGAATGACTGGGTAGTTTTCCTCTTGATAGGCTGCATTTTTCTGTATGTATTCATGCTGCGGTCGCTTAAAAGGGACTCTTCGGTGTTGGAGTTTCTACTGCAGAAGTTTCCGGATTCGGCGAATAATTTCCTTAGCGGTATCATCATCAGTTTGGTTTTCAGCCTGGTTTTTTCAGCTTTGATATCACCTAATATCCCGGTAGTGCCGAAGTTTGTTACAGATTATCGCCTTTTGGGTTACGAACTGAATAAGTTTGGCTTCACCTTCATGGTAGTAACGCTGTATTATATTTTAAGAACCATACTTAGCTATCTTTTCTTTGCAGGTACCAGTGCAGGTACGCGCTGGGAGTTGTTCAGTTTCGTAGCTTCCAAATTTTATTTCTGCTTCTCGGTAGTACTGATGGTTTTTTGTGTGCTACAGTTTTATTTCCCACTCGATCGGGAGGTGATGCTGCAGGTTTTCTTTTACAGCATCATCGCACTTTTTTCAGGCAAGTTGCTGTACTATATCTTCCATAAGGACCGCGTATTGCCTCAAAAGTGGTATTATAAATTTTTGTATATTTGCACCCTTCAAATAATACCTGTTTTGGTGTTATGGAAACTATTATTTATCTAA
- a CDS encoding polyprenol monophosphomannose synthase, with amino-acid sequence MKKLVIIPTYNEKENIENIITAVFALQQDFHILIVDDTSPDGTAQIVANLQQRYPEHLHLTVRKDKDGLGKAYIHGFRWALQQQYDFIFEMDADFSHNPQDLIRLFDACQNADMSIGSRYSRGVNVVNWPMGRVLLSYFASRYVRFILGIPVHDTTAGFVCFSRKVLENIGLENIKLKGYGFQIEMKYRAFKKGFRIVEVPIIFTNRELGESKMNGGIIHEAVFGVLNLKLKSILGKL; translated from the coding sequence ATGAAGAAACTCGTCATAATCCCCACCTATAACGAAAAAGAAAATATCGAAAACATCATTACTGCAGTTTTTGCCTTGCAGCAGGATTTTCATATTCTTATCGTAGACGACACTTCACCCGACGGCACCGCCCAAATCGTAGCAAACCTACAGCAACGCTACCCGGAACATCTGCATCTTACCGTAAGAAAAGACAAAGATGGCCTTGGCAAAGCCTATATCCACGGTTTCCGCTGGGCGCTGCAACAACAGTATGACTTTATTTTCGAGATGGATGCTGATTTCTCGCACAACCCGCAGGATCTTATAAGACTTTTTGATGCCTGCCAAAACGCGGACATGAGCATCGGCTCGCGCTATTCCCGCGGCGTGAATGTGGTAAACTGGCCCATGGGGCGCGTGCTGCTCTCTTATTTCGCTTCCAGATACGTGCGGTTTATATTAGGAATACCGGTGCACGATACGACCGCAGGCTTTGTATGTTTTTCAAGAAAAGTGTTGGAGAATATCGGTCTGGAGAATATTAAACTGAAGGGCTATGGCTTCCAGATCGAAATGAAGTACCGGGCTTTCAAAAAAGGTTTCCGCATCGTTGAAGTCCCGATTATTTTCACCAACCGCGAACTGGGCGAAAGCAAAATGAACGGCGGCATCATCCACGAAGCTGTTTTTGGCGTACTGAACCTGAAGTTGAAATCAATCCTCGGAAAGCTATGA
- a CDS encoding DUF4296 domain-containing protein has product MKKLLLLFMFAIIGCTELIDKPKNLLPKEKMSKIIAEMAINDQLNTYLPPTNMENATRYVLKKHQVNAAAFNDSYTYYIATGDLDDILSEAQKLLLKKDPAAEDYINKKMKDNKNTPVFAR; this is encoded by the coding sequence ATGAAAAAACTCCTTCTCCTATTCATGTTCGCCATCATTGGCTGTACCGAGTTGATAGATAAGCCCAAAAACCTGCTCCCGAAGGAAAAAATGTCGAAGATCATCGCTGAAATGGCTATAAACGACCAACTGAACACATATTTGCCACCCACCAATATGGAGAACGCTACGCGCTACGTCCTTAAAAAACATCAGGTAAATGCAGCGGCTTTCAACGACAGTTATACCTATTATATAGCAACGGGAGACCTTGATGACATTTTGTCTGAAGCACAAAAATTACTTCTAAAGAAAGATCCAGCAGCAGAAGATTACATTAATAAGAAAATGAAAGACAATAAGAATACACCTGTCTTTGCACGATAA
- the tgt gene encoding tRNA guanosine(34) transglycosylase Tgt, whose product MSTPFFEINNTTTGKARAGTITTDHGQIETPIFMPVGTVASVKTVHQHELKNDIKAQIILGNTYHLNLRPTMDVMQAAGGLHKFMNWDLPILTDSGGYQVFSLSKSRKLNEEGVKFKSHIDGSTHFISPEKSMEIQRQIGADIFMAFDECTPYPCEYNLAKTSMEMTHRWLKRCIEWTENNPEIYGHRQRLFPIVQGSVYSDLRKISAEFISEQNAAGNAIGGLSVGEPEEEMYHITDEVTDILPKNKPRYLMGVGTPWNILESIGLGIDMMDCVMPTRNARNAMLFTWKGVMNMKNEKWKNDFSPLDEMGTSYVDSAYSKAYVRHLFVAKEYLSKQIASVHNLAFYLDLVRVARQHIIAGDFYQWKDSVVPVLKQRL is encoded by the coding sequence ATGAGCACACCTTTTTTTGAAATAAACAATACCACCACCGGAAAGGCCAGAGCAGGCACCATCACTACCGATCACGGACAGATAGAAACCCCCATTTTCATGCCGGTAGGCACCGTAGCTTCGGTAAAGACCGTACATCAGCACGAACTGAAGAACGACATCAAGGCGCAGATCATCCTGGGGAATACCTATCATCTGAACCTTCGCCCAACCATGGATGTGATGCAGGCCGCAGGCGGACTCCATAAATTCATGAACTGGGACCTGCCAATCCTTACCGATTCCGGCGGATACCAGGTGTTTTCGCTTTCAAAATCACGCAAACTTAACGAAGAAGGTGTAAAATTCAAATCACATATCGACGGAAGCACGCATTTCATCTCACCAGAAAAATCCATGGAAATCCAACGCCAGATAGGTGCCGACATCTTCATGGCTTTTGATGAATGTACGCCTTACCCTTGCGAATATAATTTAGCCAAAACTTCGATGGAAATGACGCATCGATGGCTAAAGCGCTGTATTGAATGGACAGAGAATAATCCTGAGATATATGGTCACAGGCAAAGGCTTTTCCCAATTGTCCAGGGCTCTGTATATTCAGATTTAAGAAAAATCTCCGCGGAATTTATTTCAGAGCAGAATGCGGCAGGAAATGCCATCGGCGGGCTGTCCGTAGGCGAACCTGAAGAAGAAATGTACCACATTACCGATGAGGTAACGGATATTCTACCGAAAAACAAACCGCGCTACCTGATGGGAGTCGGCACCCCGTGGAACATCCTGGAGTCTATAGGCCTGGGAATTGATATGATGGACTGTGTGATGCCTACCAGAAACGCACGTAACGCCATGCTGTTCACCTGGAAAGGCGTGATGAACATGAAAAACGAAAAATGGAAGAACGATTTTTCCCCACTCGATGAAATGGGCACAAGTTATGTAGACTCGGCTTATTCGAAAGCGTATGTACGCCATCTTTTCGTGGCCAAAGAATACCTCTCGAAACAGATCGCCTCGGTGCACAATCTGGCTTTCTATCTCGATCTCGTACGCGTAGCACGCCAGCACATCATCGCCGGGGACTTCTATCAATGGAAGGACTCGGTAGTTCCGGTACTTAAGCAGCGCCTGTAA
- a CDS encoding LptF/LptG family permease: MKIIDLYIIKKYLGTFVFMLGLLTIIVLIIDVQAKAPRIESNGFSVGEFLINFYPFWIVNLIITFMSILVFISVIFFTSRIANNTEIVAIISSGASFHRFARPYFITSTFIAVMALLLNHFILPIANIKKNELEPYTYNAKNRAEFTGNSEVSTQLSRTEYIFIKSYNRQEKRGSGFMYQKYDAKRQLTYQLIANEFQWSAEKQHFMMNNYLEKTILKNETEKLRNGDSITKSFGHPPEELFPDVLLGQNKTTPDLIAFINREKEKGNANLNNYLNELYQRTSMPVSVIILTFLGLSLASQKKRGGLGLNLALGIALAFVFVFSFEALKVVSENKTLPPMLAMWLPNIVFGPIALWLYIKRANQ, translated from the coding sequence ATGAAGATTATTGATTTATATATCATTAAAAAATACCTTGGCACGTTTGTGTTCATGCTCGGGCTTTTAACCATTATCGTACTGATTATTGATGTACAGGCAAAAGCCCCGCGTATTGAATCGAACGGATTTTCGGTAGGTGAATTCCTGATTAATTTCTATCCCTTTTGGATTGTCAATCTCATCATCACCTTCATGTCGATACTGGTTTTTATTTCAGTAATTTTCTTCACTTCCAGAATTGCCAATAATACCGAGATTGTTGCCATCATCAGTTCAGGCGCCAGCTTTCACCGTTTTGCACGGCCTTACTTTATAACATCGACCTTTATTGCGGTAATGGCTTTATTACTGAATCATTTTATTCTGCCCATTGCCAACATCAAGAAAAACGAGTTGGAGCCTTATACCTATAACGCCAAGAACAGGGCCGAATTTACAGGCAATTCCGAAGTCAGCACACAGCTTTCCCGTACCGAATACATTTTCATCAAAAGCTATAACCGCCAGGAAAAAAGAGGCTCGGGATTCATGTATCAGAAATATGATGCCAAGCGGCAACTCACGTACCAACTGATTGCCAATGAGTTTCAGTGGTCTGCCGAGAAGCAGCACTTCATGATGAATAATTATCTGGAAAAAACCATCCTGAAGAACGAAACCGAAAAACTACGAAACGGCGACTCTATCACCAAAAGTTTCGGGCACCCGCCGGAAGAACTTTTCCCTGATGTGCTGTTGGGACAGAATAAAACCACGCCAGACCTTATCGCCTTCATCAACCGTGAGAAGGAAAAAGGTAACGCCAACCTTAATAATTATCTGAACGAGCTTTACCAGCGGACATCCATGCCCGTCTCGGTCATCATCCTTACATTTTTAGGGTTATCGCTGGCTTCGCAGAAAAAACGCGGTGGCTTGGGACTGAATTTGGCGCTTGGGATCGCACTGGCCTTTGTATTTGTATTTTCCTTTGAAGCGTTAAAGGTCGTTTCCGAGAACAAAACGCTTCCCCCCATGCTCGCCATGTGGCTGCCAAACATTGTCTTCGGGCCGATCGCCCTTTGGCTTTATATAAAAAGAGCCAATCAGTAG
- a CDS encoding biotin--[acetyl-CoA-carboxylase] ligase: MSHLVYIDACKSTNEEILGYLGANPSDYFALFTCNQTQGRGQYGNTWDIEAGLNLAFTMAIKQQVHLLPELFNFRTAVLLAEFLAKMAAVAVDIKWPNDIIIRDKKVSGILTEKKNINSERYLIVGIGLNILQTDFSKLPKAGSLLTQTGISFKPKQVAAELFDFLKEGFARHISADETTKAVNDHLYRKERISVFELNGVRQNGIIKQMDGEGYLWVDLENDGLQRFFHKQIQLLY, from the coding sequence ATGAGTCACTTGGTTTACATTGATGCGTGCAAATCTACCAATGAGGAAATCCTCGGTTATCTGGGTGCCAACCCTTCAGATTATTTCGCGCTCTTTACATGTAACCAAACCCAAGGCCGAGGCCAGTATGGCAATACGTGGGATATTGAAGCCGGGCTGAATCTCGCTTTTACCATGGCAATAAAGCAGCAGGTGCATTTGCTTCCAGAATTGTTCAATTTTCGTACCGCAGTGCTGCTTGCCGAATTTTTGGCCAAAATGGCTGCTGTCGCCGTAGATATAAAGTGGCCGAACGATATTATTATAAGGGATAAAAAAGTATCCGGGATCCTCACCGAAAAGAAAAATATAAATAGTGAGCGGTATTTAATCGTTGGAATTGGGTTAAATATTCTTCAGACTGATTTCTCCAAGCTTCCTAAAGCCGGTTCATTACTCACACAAACAGGCATTTCTTTTAAACCTAAGCAAGTCGCTGCGGAACTGTTTGATTTTCTGAAAGAAGGGTTTGCACGGCACATTTCAGCCGATGAAACAACCAAAGCCGTTAACGATCATTTGTACCGTAAGGAACGTATCTCTGTCTTTGAGTTGAATGGAGTGCGACAAAATGGCATCATTAAACAAATGGATGGCGAAGGATATCTTTGGGTAGACCTCGAGAACGATGGGTTACAGCGTTTCTTCCACAAGCAGATACAATTACTCTACTGA
- the rsfS gene encoding ribosome silencing factor translates to MNKITEKQQLTDKIVEAIQDTKGEDIMIFDLSGIENSVTQTFIICTGNSNTQVSAISGNIEKKVRNELHDRPWHVEGTDNAMWVLLDYVSVVVHVFQRQTREYYDIEELWGDAKITKIENN, encoded by the coding sequence ATGAATAAAATTACAGAAAAACAACAGCTTACTGATAAAATTGTAGAAGCAATACAAGATACAAAAGGGGAAGACATCATGATCTTCGACCTTTCAGGCATAGAAAACTCCGTTACGCAAACCTTCATTATCTGCACCGGAAACTCTAATACTCAGGTCTCCGCCATCTCCGGAAATATCGAGAAAAAAGTTCGTAATGAACTGCACGACCGTCCTTGGCATGTGGAAGGTACTGATAACGCCATGTGGGTCCTGCTGGATTATGTCTCCGTAGTCGTACACGTGTTCCAGAGACAAACCCGCGAGTATTACGACATCGAAGAACTTTGGGGTGACGCGAAAATCACTAAAATTGAAAATAACTAA